The Castanea sativa cultivar Marrone di Chiusa Pesio chromosome 4, ASM4071231v1 sequence ATCTTGTTATTTTTGGGCCACCTTCATTCATGGTTGATCCTaaagatttattcttttatcTCTCAAGCCTTCCAATTCCTTTTGGCTTGATATAACTTCATGTATCATTGTTGATGCTATAATGTTTTGACAATTGAGacttatcaaaacaaaagaaaaagttctTACAATTGAGAATAATGTGTAAACATTGTGCTATAGtttatttaactttaatttGTGAGTTTTGCTTTTAATTGCAGCATTGATgatggattcccacctgttgtATTTCATTTTGAGAACTCACTCTCATTGAAGGTTTATCCGCATGAGTATCTATTCTCCTTAGTAAGTATATCAAACAAGTTAATAAAGCTGCTCTTTAGATATGTTTGTTTCTACATTTTacttgctttcttcttggtctTCTCTTTCTATGTTTCTGTACATTCTTATCTTTTTTGCTGGGTGACCTGCCCCTTCTGCTCATTTTTAACCTTCTTGCCTCAATCTGTGAGAAGTAATACTTCTTAATGCCTCAAAATTTaacttttggattttttttttaaagtatatataaaatacactTGTTTTCTCTGTGCTTTCAAGCTCCCTTGgtaactgaaaattaaaaacacctCTTTGcttgtttttagtttcctttgtAAATTGAGATGTGGAAAccgtttttgttttctatttgttttcaGTTACCAAACAAGTTTTCAAGTCTATAATATAGAAAAGatcttttgaaaatagaaaacttggagaaaaaaatagttaccaaacatacccttaccTTTTGAAAAGTGTGGATTTCTCAAGATTTCTAGATTTCTCAAAGTATTTAAAATTCCGGTTTTCACAAATATTATGTAAATGAAACACAACCTACCTTGGGAGATTTcctgctttttttatttttttattttttatcattactCTAGCCAATCTTGTATATGCTTGAATTTCTTGTCTTGTAGCATTTGTTATTTTCAGATTTcccattttcttaaattctgtTGCCTTTTAATCTATGTCAATCAGTTAGTTTACTATTGTGGATCTTTACAGGAAAGTTTATGGTGTATTGGTTGGCAAAACAGTGGGAGGCAATCCAGAGATAGGATGAACTTGACCCTTTTGGGAGGTATAGCccaaatatttgtttatttcagTGGTAACTCTTGGCCAAGTACTTTTGCTGCATGATTGCCATAGAGCATTGGAATCATTAATTTGCCATCTCTCACGTCTGGGGGTTTGACACTTTAATCTAAGTTTCATTATTGAAAGAGTGAAAACATTCCCCCTTTTTCCTGAAATTCAATTCCAATTGAACACTGGCAGGAACACAAGTATTGACTTTATAAAGCTCCACTGGCATGATCAATGGaaatataatttcttcttttgtttttttgtagaTCTAGTCCTTTCAAATAAGCTAGTGGTGTATGATCTTGAGAATCAAGTCATTGGATGGACTGAATATAACTGTAAGTTTCATGTTATTTTCCCTTCATTCTATTCcaattttgtgttgtattttattttaattcaaattgtAGGTTAGTATATGTTAGGCCTAGCAGCATATAGTCAGGCCCTTATTGCTTGATTTTGTGGAGACCATTGAAGTCTTCTTAGTTCTTACACTTGTGAAATTTGCATGTAATGCATGACAATTTGTGATGTGAATTTTCATAACCTGTGGTCCACTTCTTTCACCGAAGCAAAGGGTAGGGGTGGGATTGTGTCAGGGAAGGTCTTAGCTTTTGAACTTGCATAGACGTTGGTAACTTAGAACAGTTATTATTCGTGAAGAAGTAGCGGCCATGGATTTTCCGCAAGGAAGCACAGGTGCACCGTTTTGGCTGGCGCACCTGCTTCAGATTCGTGTGGACGCGGCTACACATGCGTCCcttgctgaatttttttttttctatgcgGCCCAATTTGGTTCGATTCAGTCCGAAATAGAATCCTATTCAGACCGATATGGGCTGAagtacttattaaaaaaaaaaaggaaaagatgtGATTAAAACAAACTGTTTTGTCGGCAGACTTTAAAGGAAACAAAACCCTACATTCATCTCAATTCTCTCTTGATCTCTCTgtctcctttctctctcttttggatCCGCGGCCTCTAGCTCTCCTTCCGTCTCTCCTTCGCCTCACTGACCCACAACTCACTCGCCCAACTCTCCATAAAATCTCAAACCTCAAACCTTTGTAAAATCTCAAACATTAGAActtgtattctaatttttgaATATCATGTAATGGCTATGTATTCAGTATTCACTTTATTATCTACTAACTACTATTtctcttaaattgatatatgtttaccattatatgaaaaaaatgctTAGGAATatgtagaaaataaaaataaaaatatatttaataattaatttataaatgtatCCTGTCGCACCTGtgtcctactttttcaaaaattgctgtCTCATTGCATCGCATCCGCATCTGCATCCGCACCCACACCCGAACTCAAATCCGCACCCGTGCTTCTGAGATTTTCCGTCATAGcttcatttttacttttttttttttttttttttaaagtacaaaaCTTCATTGAAAATAAGGGAAAATAAGGAACCAAAGCACACAGATAGTGTGATATGGAACCAGCAATACATCAAAACTATGGAGTATGGAAAGTATAACTATCAAGCAAATCAGTCAAAGAAACAATGGCAAAGACACCTGAAGCATTTGCCCACTTCAGCAATATCAGGAGGAAAGAAAGATTCAAGTCATTGTTTGAtctctcattttcttcaaaagtgtaagatttgaagttttttttccATCCCTATGGCATTCTATGAAGGGTTTTGTTGCTCTTCTGATGGgtgaaatttgtgtttttaaaagtCATTTATACCCAATAGtgtaatttgattaaaaaaaattgcaatattgATTAGTGTATATTACAAAATGTACAGGTTTTAGTTGTCATGTCTAATTCAGCCCTGGGTAATGTTACTGACATTAAAGCTCTTAAGCCCTGACTAGTGTAAAACTTTcttatgaatttaatcattcttgtaGCAATTTGTCATACACCAGTCTTTTCTGAACATGCATTGAAATTGACCTGTATACAGAACTCTGTGAGAAAATTAATTCCCAAGTTAGCTTTGTGATTTAGTTACTAGACCTAAATTTATTTCAACTTGACATGTTAATGCTTAGTTgtgaaaagaacaaaaatgtataattttgttttatctcAGTGTTGCCTTTGCCTTAGTGCAACAGTAAGATTCTTAAAGATTTTAAATCGCAGTGGACAGGTTTGATTCTGAAGAGTGGCTACTTTATGCAAAATTGCTGAATGTTAGGACAGGTTTTGGTGTAACCAAAATTAGTTAGTGGTCTTTACTTTGTTGTTGGCTTTGTGGAATCCAAAGAAGTTCTGGCTTTTGTTGATTAATGATGGGATACAAATATTCATCCAATGATTTCTCTTGATGCAATATTAAGAGAAGCAAGCAATTGTTTCATGAATTTGGTGGATTAAGAATCTATAGTCATCTGGTttgcataattatttgtttacaTGACAATCAAATCATGGTTAATAATTTCCTTGaactaaaacaaattattattagaaTAATAGTTAAGGAATTAAATTCACCCCATCTTATCAGTGTGACGAGTGGTAATTCATTGTGATATGAAAGTAGGTGATCTTGAATTCGAACCATGTCTCCATGTACCgaccatttaaaaattatttcatgtgTTGGGCCTCATGTATTGAAGGGTATTGAAGAGTTTGGATCCACACATGAAGGTCAAATGAGAATAATGGTAAAAGTGATTTAATTTACCATTTCTTGCGAGTTTAAGTTTTTGAGACAAGTgataatttttcaattacatTGCATGAATTTCAAAACTCTAATCTTAGATGGAGCTCTAGAGTTCTACTTTGCCAGACGAATAGCTTTTGGTTTTACCCTTCACAACCTTATATGAAGAATAGTAATTCTGTTTTGTCTTGTGAGTTGTGACCCTAAGTTGGAAGAAAGTTTGACAAAGTTCACTGTAAATTTGTCATTGTAATTATCaaggaattataaaaaaaactgttgccgacaaattgctaatgttataatgttattttttctattttggtttgtTGTTTGATTTAAGATTGGTTTATTTCAGGCTCTTCAAACATTAAGGTGCTGGATGATCAAACTGGAACAATACATTTAGTAGGTTCCCACTATCTTGCTTCTGCTTGCAGTTTGAATATTCGATGGGCTATAGTTTTGTTGTTTCTAAGTATGTTGTTGCACTATATCTTCACTGAAATTCTACTATAGGTTTCAGCTAATAGAAAGTATCAGTTGTTGatatatgaaaaacaaaatttgaatataaatagaaaataattagaTTTATTGATAAGATTATGCCACCACATACTTTTCTCAGTTGTGTATCCATTTTCATGCCTGATGTGGAAACAAACTGGGATTATTCATTGTACCAATGCTTCACAGTGGGTTACATTTTTCTACCCATAGTGAATATGTGGAAATATACGAAAGCTTAGAACCGGCTTTGAGTTTTGTAAGTAAATATggtttaaactttttaatttcTGGTAGAAGTTTAATTAGTTGATTGCagttatataaattttaataaggATTGAAATTCAGCTCAAGAGCTTTGGCGACTTGTTACTCAAATCTAATGTTCAACAATACACGAAAAAAATACTTAGAAGGGCCTAGTGATATGCTTTCAAAAGGCTTCACTTGTTGCGTCATAACGCTTCAAAATGTAATGAAATTGAGCAATGGAACTCAAACTCGTAGATCTTATCTGGTGAAGGATCAAGGTGCCAGTGATTCGGAGACAGATGGCGGAGATTTGCTTTTGGTAGTCTTGGATTTCGGCTTTCCCGTAGGTTTTAAGGAGAAATTGTAAGGTCTTCAATCCTCATGGTGGACAAATGATGTGGTCTACCATTTCATTAAAAGACTCGTATCTTTTTAAAATTGCTCagtcataattaaaaaaaaaaaaaaaaaaactgattacTGACCTAGCAATTTTAAACAACTGAGTTTTTATGGAATGGTGGACAAGTAACGTGGTCCACCTCCACCATGAGGACAATataatttcttgattttaagGGTCTTGATGGTCTTGGTGGGGATATACAACGGGGGATTACAGGCGGTGTTTTCTTAATTCTTCTAGAATCACACCATTTGTCACAACTTGTTGATAGTTGGCTGTGAATGCCAAACAATGACTTTCACATGGATTTACtactttttcttattaattacAACCATTTACATCACAGTGGTAAAAGTTGCGTTACTAGATTTTTTCgtagttttttgttgttgctgtgGTACTGAAGAGATTGGCCGTCATGGTCATATGGTGGTGCaggaaagatgaaaaaaaaaacattataacaaTGTAGTTTTAATATATTAACATTACATTGTTGTCTTGAGCTTATGTCACAGTCGGTAAAAATAGACAAAATCCCATGTTAGTGTCAAAGGTCAAGggacaaaattaatttttttaaaaaccatgaGGACCAAAATCAAATTGACCCAAATATAGTCCTAATTTGGAATATAtgttttttgggaaaaaaaaaaaagaatcagaaaaaaagaaaagaaaaagcaaaagggAATCCTAAATTGATTAGTATGAGAGTTTCAAACCTAAAAAGCTTTAAATTAGTTGGTGAAAAGATCCAAGTTATATACAAACTCAAACCAAAAGTCTTAAATACAATTGATATGAGATTTCCACATCTACCATACCTCCAAGTTTGCGTATAGTCCATCCTCAATTAGACCTAGCAAAATTAGTCCACTAATATTTGTTCTCAATTAGACCTAGCAAAATTAGACTCGTGCCAGTTAATTTGCTAgaatatgttttaaaaatagaaaatggttGGGCAGTAGGACTGTTAGCTGCTTTTTAGTCAACTTTTCAGTTCAAATCTGGAACTTGAACCAACATGTTTATCAAGCTaaatctattataaaatttaaatcataacttttttttttaaatggggcAAATACTATGAGATGTCATTCGGCCTAGAGGTCATGGGCCACAGGCCTAATATGTGACGTGTtcgaaaaaattaaattggacCTTAATACCACGTTAGAACATCTAATTCAGAAGCTTGGCACCGGTGGCAAAACTCAACAATGTACATTTATATCATGTCCTATGCTAATTGATGTAGAATTTCTTTACAATGAGTACAGGCTATAAGAAAAGACATAACTGTGAGAGAGGTAACTGGGGAGATTGTTTTAGATAGGACGGAACGAGACAAGGATTAAAGGTGATCCCAATTATCTTGGATATTAAGGTTGAGTGGAATTGTATATTTGAAATCATACCTCTGGTGTCTTTTCCTTGTAATTTGAAGCCCACTTTTGGCACTGATAATTGCACTACTCTActataatctctctctcacacatacaTCAATTGATTCTCCTTTTAACGTTTCAATTCTGCATAATGTCACTTTGTTATGCTTTTTGTTTGATCTTTAACTGAGGGTTCAAATGAACACCTACGATGCATTTGTCACAAGAAAATTCTCTGCCTTTTACCGCTTAAGACAAGCACACAACCATTGTCTTTCTTGTTGACAAATTGTAGAACTCGGTCATTCATTCCAAATATAATAGAAACAAAAGAGAGGGCAAAGACAAAAAGGCAAATAGAAGAGAAAGtggagaaaatgaaaatatgttaaGACATAGTAACTGGCAGGTAGAGCAGCCTGTCACTCGCACTGGAAATACCAGGTTGTAGGGTGCATTAGAAGCTTTTGATGAGTGTAgttgaatgaaaatttttgcaagGGTGCCAAGGGCAACCCACTGTTGACGACACAGTCATCATAGCCTAGCACTTTGAGCAGCCTGGGATTGACAAGAGTTTGAGGAAAGTTTCCACAGTTCAAATGTATATTGATAATTGGGCACATAGGGCAGTTGTTGTGCACATCCACCATGAATTTTGGAGGCTCACCGAACCCCACCTGAGTCTGTTGCACTGTGGGAGCATTGGCTGTACACTTTGCTCCTAACCCTGCAATATTAGTTTATAGTCCCATTAGCttttaacataataatatataaaaaataaaaaaataaaaaattgtgtatgcTTGTTAATGTGTATGTGtccgagagagagagggagagagagagaccatggTATAAGAGACAGGAGAAAGTAAGGAAGGCGAAGAGAAGCTTGGAAGCAGCTGATTGGCTTTGCATTATCAGTATTGCAGAGAGTATGGAGGAGGGAAGAGCTTAGGAGGCTGCATTGGCTTGTTATATAGAGCTAATTAGAGAGAATTTAGAACCAGTTTTTTGTGGTTGTGGGAAGGTCTCATCAAGAGAGTCACATGCaaggagaagagaaaaagtTGTTACTCTGAGTGTGAAGTGAGAGGGAACCAGAAAGTGAAAGACGTACGCACTCACTTCCCTACCAAACAAACTCAGGCACATGGGTAAGTCAGAACCCAAAACAGCCCAAGAAATTTTTTGCATTTCTGCCATAGCAGACTTTTGTGTGTTATATTCAcatacatctctctctctctctctcacgaacacacacacacacacacacacacatacattgTCAGAATCAGAGGCCAGCCACATGCTATAGCCTATAGCTCAGCCATACCAAAATTGGGGAGAGGGTGGCGAGTGAGACGTACCTAGACAAGCCATGTGTTACGGTGTGACAATTTTCTTTCCCTACCTTTTAGGCTTTTTTGTGTTAATGCCTCTGATGACACCCAGAAATTATTCAATAGACTTGAAGGACCACGTTAAATAGTGTCCATTATTTCTACCACCCAATGAAAAAAATGTCGTCTGTTTTAATTTAATGACTCAGATCATAATCACACAACCAACAAATGTTTAAAAAGACCAAGATACCCTACCCAGATTGTGGCACATGTTGACTTGGCgtctttttgaaattgtttaaagGTGCAGATCCTTGAGGGTGCTAAGAACAAGAGGATGCATAGCTAAACGTTCTAGGGGAAACTGTTGAAGGAAATGGAACCACCCATTTCTTCGGTGCCACCACTCACTTTTGGAGGTGGTTTACCATGAGTGGTTCATAGTTGGATCTAGGgatggtattttggtctttttaacTTCCACCAATTGTGTGATTATGATTTTaatcattaaattaaaacaCGTGGTGGGAGACCAATAGACATTGTTGACGTGGTTCTCTTCTTGGTGCACTTAATATATATAAGTAACAAGTAAAtgcatcaagaaaaaatagattcgCATTAAAAGATGATGCGGAACTACCCTATTACCAATTAGTTCCTCAAATAAACTTTTAGACATAGTAAAATTGGACTTGAACCAAAAAAGGGTATACTCATAAGAAAAGTAGCTTGTTttagtcttatttatttataccaATACCTAAGTTTGACTTGGGTTGATCGGCTAACACcattgttttaaaaaccggaccggaccgACAGGTCCAACCGGGAAAACCGGTGCAGTC is a genomic window containing:
- the LOC142631064 gene encoding uncharacterized protein At1g05835, giving the protein MQSQSAASKLLFAFLTFSCLLYHGLGAKCTANAPTVQQTQVGFGEPPKFMVDVHNNCPMCPIINIHLNCGNFPQTLVNPRLLKVLGYDDCVVNSGLPLAPLQKFSFNYTHQKLLMHPTTWYFQCE